A stretch of DNA from Poecile atricapillus isolate bPoeAtr1 chromosome 28, bPoeAtr1.hap1, whole genome shotgun sequence:
gggacacggggatgggggcacagaggggacacagaggggacacagaggggacacagggatgggggacaCGGAACCCCCACCCTGACCCATGGGGGAcaagggacacagaggggacacgggggggacacagaggggacacagaggggagaCAGGGGATGGGGGACACGGACCCCCCCACCGTGacccaggggggacaggggacacagaggggacacagaggggacacagggacaggggacacagaggggacacgggggggacacggggatgggggACACGGaccccccaccctgccccacgGGGGTACAGGggtgaggggacacagaggggacataGAGGGACaaagaggggacacaggggatgggggacacagaggggacacagagggaacacaggggatgggggggacattggggtcacaGAGTGTCATGGAGGGTCACAGGGCACGTTGGGGTCATTGGGGGGGTTTCTGGGTgtcacaggggtcacagggggtcacacaggggtcacagggggttTCTGGGTgtcacaggggtcacaggggtcagtgggggacacacagggggtcacaggggtcacacagggggtcacagggggtttctgggtgtcactgggtgtCACAGGGGGGTACACagggggtcacacaggggtcacagggggtttctgggtgtcacaggtgtcacaggggtcacaggggtcattgggggacacacagggggtcacaggggtttctgggtgtcactgggtgtCACagggggtcacacaggggtcacagggggtttctgggtgtcactgggtgtcacaggggtcacagggggtcacaggggtgtcacagggggtcacaggggtcacagggtcccccccaggtgtccccactcACATCTGCACCGCCTGCTTGCCCAGCGGGGCCTGGAGCAGGAAATCCCGGGAGAGGGGCCTGACCCACATCAGCACCACCAGAACCGGCGCCACGAACCCCACGTGCAGCAGGAGCCTGCGGGACTGGCACTGCCACCGAGCCCACAGggaccccagagaccccagagaccccacagggaccccacagagcccagagagaccccacagcccccctgcccctcccctcccaccccaaacctcccccagaGCCAAGGGGTCCTGGCACCAAGCCCTCCCTCACTCCCCAGGTGTTCCTCATGGTCCCCAGATGTTCCCCACTgaccccagatgtccccaggtgtccccaagcgtccccagatgttccccactgtccccaggtgttccccaggtattccccattgtccccaggtgtccccaggtattccccattgtccccaggtgtccccaggtgttccccagatgttccccaggtgtcccccactgtccccaggtgtccccaggtgtccccagatgttccccaggtgtccccaggtgtgtccccaggtgtccccaggtgttccccattgtccccaggtgtccccagatgttccccaggtgtcccccactgtccccaggtgcccccactgtccccaggtgtccccaggtgtccccaggtgttccccattgtctccaggtgtccccaggtgttccccactgtccccaggtgtccccaggtgtcacccaACTGTGTCAGGGGTTTGTCAGCCGCCATCCTGAGGGCATCCAGGTGTGTCTGTGCCAGGCGCAGCCCCGGGAAGGTCAGGCAGGCTCCCAGGAAGGAGCACAGGGCCACCAGCCCCAGCTTGAAGCCCAGCTTGGCCAggggcagcctggggacacacaggggacactggcGGGGTGGCTGTCCCCACGTCCGGCCACTCCCTGCCCcaaacttcccaaaatccaccccaaaacgGGGCCCTGTCCCCCCCCCCTGTCCCCAACTCACGTCCACTCCCAGCCCCGGGGCTTCAGGATGGGCTCCAGGTTTGTGGTGACTCCGGCCAGTCCTGAGGGAGTGACCATGGGGAGTGACCAGTGAGGGAGTGACCAGTGAGGAGTGACCATGGGGGAGTGACCAGTGAGGGAGTGACCATGGGGAGTGACCATGGGAGAGTGACCATGAGGAGTGACCATGAGTGACCATAGGGGAGTGACCATGGGAGAGTGACCATGAGGAGTGACCAGTGAGGGAGTGACCATGAGGAGTGACCATGGGAGAGTGACCATGAGGAGTGACCAGTGAGGGAGTGACCATGGGAGAGTGACCATGAGGGAGTGACCATGGGGAGTGACCATGAGGAGTGACCATGGGGAGTGACCATGAGGAGTGACCAGTGAGGGAGTGACCATGGGGGAGTGACCATGGGAGAGTGACCATGGGGGAGTGACCATGAGGAGTGACCATGGGGAGTGACCATGGGGAGTGACCATGAGGAGTGACCAGTGAGGGAGTGACCATGGGGAGTGACCATGGGGAGTGACCATGGGGGAGTGACCATGGGGAGTGACCATGGGGAGTGACCATGGGGAGTGACCATGAGGAGTGACCATGGGGAGTGACCATGGGGAGTGACCATGAGGAGTGACCATGGGGGAGTGACCATGGGGGAGTGACCAGTGAGGGAGTGACCATGAGGAGTGACCATGGGGAGTGACCATGGGGGAGTGaccactgggaatggggagtgACCCCTGTGAGTGGTGTGACCGTCCATGAGTGGGGAGTGACCCCCTGGGGATGtggagtgaccccagagtgtgGAGTGACCGCTGTGAACAGGGAGTGACCACTGGGAATGAGGAGTGACCCCCACAAGTGAGGAGTGACCCCTGAGGAGTGACCCCTGAGGAGTGACCCCCACGAGTGAGGAGTGACCCCTGTGAGTGACAAGTGACCCCTGTGACTGATGAGTGACCCCCACGAGTGAGGAGTGACCCCCACGAGTGAGGAGTGACCTCTGTGAGTGAGGAGTGACCCCCAGGAGTGAGGAGTGACCCCCACGAGTGaggagtgaccactgagtgagGAGTGACCCCTGTGAGTGAGGAGTGACCCCTGTGAGTGAGGAGTGACCCCCACGAGTGaggagtgaccactgagtgagGAGTGACCCCTGTGAGTGAGGAGTGACCCCTGTGAGTGAGGAGTGACCCCCCCCAAATGTAAGTGACCACTGAGGAGTGACCCCTGTGAGTGAGGAGTGACCCCCAGGAGTGGCGTGACCCCCACCACCACCCCCAGCGCCCCGTCCCCGTCACCCACCGGCCTCGAGGCCGAACTCCAGGTACTCCTCGCGGACCACCAGGGCCACCATggccagcaggaggaagaagaaggcgAAGGTGAGGCACACGGAGCGCTCCCCGCCCTCCTCCGAGCGGAAATAATGCCGCATCACCATGAAGAAAACCTTGCTGCAGGGTTGGGGACGGCGTCAAGGCAAACCAGAGACAccacagggaccccccagacccctctgagaccccccaaacATCACCACCAACCATCCCCACCTGCTCTGCGGGGTGAACAACCCGGGAAATCCGCTTTTACCCAGGGGAAATCCCGCGGGAGGGGGGATCCCTCTTCTGCCAGGTCCCCCCAAATAAAAACCCCTGGGGATACACGGAGAAGACGACGCTCAGCAGGCACCAGAGGACGCCGAGGTTGGTCTCCCTGGAGGGGCTGACCAGGCAGAAATATCCCTCGCTGAAGACGTAGACGGCGCTGGCGTAGACGGCGAAATCCACGAACCACTGGTACTCCAGGAAATAACGCAGCACTGGGGGGCCGTGGGGACACGTCACCGCGCTGGGGACGCGCCACCGcgccggggacacccccggggagGGCACGGGGAGGTACCCAGAGCGTCCACGGCGGTGATGGGGCTGGTGTCCAGCTGCAGGTCGATGTCGCGGGGCACCGACAGGGGTTTGTCCTCGCTCGGCCCGTTGGTTCTCCTGCGGGGAGAAGCGGGAGCTGGCAGCTCCCCGTGCCAGGGTGGCACCCCCAGAACCCTGGGGatgtcccccccaccccaaaggtGTCAGGGTGAGCCAGGCTGACCTGTCCCTCCTGCTCTTGGGGCGCTGCTTCCCGGCCAGGGCGCAGAGCTCCTCGTCCGAGGGGTGCTTGTACCTGTacaggctgtggggacagcggggacacggctggggggtcacaggggtggGGTGTCCCCAAAGGACAGCAGGGTCACAGGTgcggggtgtccccagggggttgcagggtgtccccagaggggtgcagggtgtccccaggggacagcagggtcaCAGATGAGGGGTCACAGGtgcagggtgtccccagaggggtgcagggtgtccccaggggggggtcacaggtgcagggtgtccccagggggggtCACAGGtgtggggtgtccccaggggggtgcagggtgtccccagggggggtCACAGgtgcagggtgtccccaggggtggtCACAGgtgcagggtgtccccagggggtgTCACAGgtgcagggtgtccccagggggctgcagggtgtccccaggggggggtcacaggtgcagggtgtccccaggggggtgTCACAGgtgcagggtgtccccaggggtgtcacaggtgcagggtgtccccaggacgcccctggggacagggccagAGCTGTACCTGCCATTGCAGAGCAGCCAGCGGGCGAAGGAGCAGTGCGGGGCCATCTTCTGCATCAGGCTGGCGGCCAGCAGGGTGACCACCACCTGCACCCCCATCACGGCCTGCCAGGGGACACCGAGGGCTCAGCGggcacggggggacacggggacacccccgCCGTGGacgctgtccccagctctgtccctgcgGGGGGATGCCCCGGGGGGGGACACCCGGAGGTGACGCTCGACAGGACACCCCGGGTGGGACAAACCCGCGGAGGGACCCCCGGACACGGTCACCGTGAGACCCCCGAGCATGGTCAGTGTGAGACCCCCGGGCTGGGACCCCCGGCCACGGTCACCGTGAGACCCCCGGGAACTGACCCCCGGCCATGGTCACCGTGAGACCCCCGAGCATGGTCAGTGTGAGACCCCCGGGCTGGGACCCCCGGCCATGGTCACCGTGAGACCCCCGGGAACTGACCCCCGGCCATGGTCACCGTGAGACCCCCGGGCTGGGACCCCCGGACACGGTCACCGTGAGACCCCCGAGCTGGGACCCCCGGACACGGTCACCGTGAGACCCCCGAGCTGGGACCCCCGGACACGgtcaccccgggacccccgggctgGGACCCCCGGCCAGACGCGCA
This window harbors:
- the TMEM161A gene encoding transmembrane protein 161A; the protein is MAVMGVQVVVTLLAASLMQKMAPHCSFARWLLCNGSLYRYKHPSDEELCALAGKQRPKSRRDRRTNGPSEDKPLSVPRDIDLQLDTSPITAVDALVLRYFLEYQWFVDFAVYASAVYVFSEGYFCLVSPSRETNLGVLWCLLSVVFSVKVFFMVMRHYFRSEEGGERSVCLTFAFFFLLLAMVALVVREEYLEFGLEAGLAGVTTNLEPILKPRGWEWTLPLAKLGFKLGLVALCSFLGACLTFPGLRLAQTHLDALRMAADKPLTQLLLHVGFVAPVLVVLMWVRPLSRDFLLQAPLGKQAVQILSPSSYDTARLWAVVALALLRLLGTRHHLQAYLALAPRWVRHMRREAGRIPALEIQQKISGIYCYVSVVSLQYLGPVILSLHCALLLKTLGQHSWGLYPEPPAVSPAVPLVPPRAEGEAGEDVQVVVQEISGVLGCIFTPLFFRGLFSFLTWWVAACQVVTSLFGLYFHQYLAAS